In Bacillus cereus ATCC 14579, a single window of DNA contains:
- the hblC gene encoding hemolytic enterotoxin HBL lytic component L2, whose amino-acid sequence MKTKIITGLLVTSIVTGGNIPINTLATPIVQAETQQEGMDISSSLRKLGAQSKLIQTYIDQSLMSPNVQLEEVTALNTNQFLIKQDMKEWSSELYPQLILLNSKSKGFVTKFNSYYPTLKSFVDNKEDREGFSDRLEVLQEMAMTNQENTQRQINELTDLKLQLDKKLKDFDTNVATAQGILSTDGTGKIDQLKNEILNTKKAIQNDLQQIALIPGALNEQGFAIFKEVYSLSKEIIEPAAQAGVAAYNKGKEINNSILEAEKKAVQEATEQGKTALEIESAKKAAREAIEKSKQGEIAAAAAAKTQEYDLMKVIDTEKIKKTFGVFAEVNKLTAEQRAYLDDLEKQNQKIYDLTTKLSIADLQKSMLLLTQNDLHTFANQIDVELDLLKRYKEDLNLIKNSITKLSTNVDTTSEQSQKDTLRQLKNVISYLEEQVYKF is encoded by the coding sequence ATGAAAACTAAAATAATTACAGGATTATTAGTCACATCCATTGTAACTGGAGGAAATATTCCTATCAATACTCTCGCAACACCAATCGTTCAAGCAGAAACTCAACAGGAAGGCATGGATATTTCCTCTTCATTACGAAAATTAGGTGCGCAATCTAAATTAATCCAAACGTATATTGATCAATCTTTAATGAGTCCTAATGTACAGTTAGAGGAAGTCACAGCTTTAAATACAAATCAATTCCTAATCAAACAAGATATGAAGGAATGGTCATCGGAACTCTATCCACAGTTAATTCTATTAAATTCAAAAAGCAAAGGATTTGTAACAAAATTTAATAGCTATTACCCGACATTAAAATCGTTTGTAGACAATAAAGAAGATAGAGAAGGGTTTTCGGATAGACTTGAAGTACTTCAAGAAATGGCTATGACGAATCAAGAAAATACGCAACGGCAAATCAATGAATTAACAGATCTTAAATTACAGCTTGATAAAAAATTAAAAGATTTTGATACCAATGTGGCAACTGCGCAAGGCATACTAAGTACAGATGGAACAGGAAAAATAGATCAGTTAAAAAATGAAATATTAAATACAAAAAAAGCAATTCAAAATGATTTACAGCAAATTGCATTAATACCAGGGGCTTTAAATGAACAGGGATTTGCTATATTCAAAGAAGTTTATAGTCTTTCAAAAGAAATTATTGAACCAGCTGCGCAAGCAGGGGTGGCAGCATATAACAAAGGAAAAGAAATTAACAACTCTATTCTAGAAGCTGAGAAAAAAGCAGTGCAAGAAGCAACAGAGCAAGGTAAAACGGCTCTAGAGATTGAATCAGCAAAAAAAGCAGCTCGTGAAGCAATTGAGAAAAGCAAACAAGGTGAAATAGCAGCCGCAGCCGCAGCAAAAACACAAGAGTATGACCTGATGAAGGTCATTGATACCGAAAAGATTAAGAAAACATTTGGCGTTTTTGCTGAAGTAAATAAATTAACAGCAGAACAGCGAGCATATTTAGATGATTTAGAGAAACAAAATCAAAAAATATATGATTTAACAACGAAATTATCAATAGCTGATTTACAAAAATCAATGCTTCTTCTTACACAAAATGATTTGCATACGTTTGCAAATCAAATAGATGTAGAACTTGATCTACTAAAGCGCTATAAAGAAGATTTAAATCTAATAAAAAATAGCATTACAAAATTATCTACTAATGTTGATACAACTAGCGAGCAGTCTCAAAAAGATACATTAAGACAATTAAAAAATGTAATAAGTTACCTTGAAGAACAAGTATATAAATTTTAA
- a CDS encoding helix-turn-helix domain-containing protein codes for MNTSIDIQHLCDLAHKAFNAPVHILSADRKILYHSTSDNVCSPFYSSKEEHLTDIYQENDPFNLPLFRSNNYLENFVLIHIENHDDIKGTIIIGPTIHSKDSDDMIIKFQKEFKSNDNIQERLAYYQCLSEIKKTTLIDMGILLHYMIFNEKLDVDIVLEKNKVLEEVPNKIVKPDLYILKRRQNKPKTHNMALVNDFFSTIKEGNKKKLIQYMYAVSQEDVELMLIEDPLRNQKNLGIIAITLATRYAIEGNLPPDIAFAHSILYIQTLEQLDNVESVKRLSGDALRTFADRVKEYNAKKYSYAVTTCIKHINKNVYDGISLNELANHLEITPTYLSKLFKKEMGITLSEYIQRERVEEAKKLLTLTTYSLSDICAWLNFNDQSYFIRVFKKITSMTPRQYREKYTVI; via the coding sequence ATGAATACTTCTATCGATATACAACACTTGTGTGATCTTGCACATAAAGCATTTAATGCCCCTGTACATATTTTATCTGCAGACAGAAAAATTTTATATCATTCTACATCTGATAATGTTTGTAGTCCTTTTTATTCTTCAAAAGAAGAACATCTTACTGATATTTATCAAGAAAACGATCCCTTTAACTTGCCACTTTTCCGAAGTAACAACTATCTTGAAAATTTTGTTCTAATTCATATAGAAAATCATGATGATATTAAAGGGACTATTATAATCGGTCCTACTATACATTCAAAAGATTCAGATGATATGATCATAAAATTTCAGAAAGAATTTAAATCAAATGATAACATTCAAGAAAGACTTGCCTATTATCAGTGTTTATCTGAGATTAAAAAAACTACATTAATTGATATGGGAATTTTATTACATTACATGATTTTCAATGAAAAGTTAGATGTAGATATTGTCTTGGAAAAAAATAAAGTACTAGAGGAAGTTCCTAATAAAATTGTGAAACCGGATTTATATATTTTAAAACGCCGACAAAACAAACCTAAAACGCACAATATGGCATTAGTAAATGATTTCTTTTCGACTATTAAAGAAGGAAATAAAAAAAAGTTAATACAGTATATGTATGCGGTTTCGCAAGAAGATGTTGAACTTATGCTAATAGAGGATCCGCTCAGGAATCAAAAAAACCTTGGAATTATTGCGATTACCTTAGCCACTCGATATGCAATAGAAGGAAACCTGCCACCAGATATTGCTTTTGCCCATAGTATTTTATATATACAAACCCTAGAACAATTAGATAATGTAGAATCTGTAAAGCGATTATCAGGGGACGCTTTACGTACCTTTGCAGATCGTGTGAAAGAATACAATGCAAAAAAGTATTCTTACGCGGTTACTACATGTATAAAACATATTAATAAAAATGTTTACGATGGAATATCTCTGAATGAACTTGCTAATCATTTAGAAATTACGCCTACTTATCTGTCTAAACTATTTAAAAAAGAAATGGGAATTACTTTAAGCGAATATATTCAAAGGGAAAGAGTGGAAGAAGCAAAAAAATTATTAACACTCACTACTTATTCGTTATCAGATATCTGTGCGTGGCTTAACTTTAATGACCAAAGTTATTTTATAAGAGTTTTCAAAAAAATCACTAGTATGACTCCTAGGCAGTACCGTGAAAAATATACAGTAATATAA
- a CDS encoding alpha/beta-type small acid-soluble spore protein, translating to MLFINIQRYESDTNEILISATTSTIEQMKYEIAFELGVTLGPDTSHHLQMVRIGGEITKRLVRMAEKQLTGQYRLH from the coding sequence ATGTTATTTATAAATATTCAAAGATACGAAAGTGATACAAATGAAATTCTTATTTCTGCTACTACAAGTACTATTGAGCAAATGAAGTATGAAATTGCTTTTGAACTAGGAGTCACACTGGGACCTGATACATCACATCATCTGCAAATGGTTCGGATCGGTGGAGAGATTACAAAACGCTTAGTTCGAATGGCTGAAAAACAGTTAACAGGTCAATACAGACTACACTAA
- a CDS encoding excinuclease ABC subunit C, with translation MSELHFMSIEELDNKLKKSDSGIYFIKDYNDNIIYVGKAFSIKSRVLAHFNSYSNIEEYVHLFNKVAYLIEDSLLKRSLLQVTYMIKYRPVLNKEVQKEFPELYTQYIKQTNKKSMLLEIDKAKEKGDELKNKLVKLVGGKTMFYDIISLLNNGYNYHILAKVLSIELQTLIIMKEYRKKFPIPHNYKRTIKHQDIMYALSGKKNLSTSRLNT, from the coding sequence ATGAGTGAATTGCATTTTATGAGTATAGAAGAATTGGATAATAAATTGAAAAAATCTGACAGTGGTATTTATTTCATTAAAGACTATAATGACAATATTATTTATGTAGGCAAGGCTTTTAGTATAAAAAGTAGAGTATTAGCTCATTTTAATAGTTATTCCAATATTGAGGAATATGTACATTTATTTAATAAAGTAGCGTATCTCATTGAAGATAGTTTGTTAAAACGCTCTTTGTTACAAGTTACTTATATGATTAAATATAGACCAGTATTAAACAAAGAAGTACAAAAAGAATTCCCAGAGTTGTATACTCAATACATTAAGCAGACAAATAAAAAATCTATGTTGTTAGAAATTGATAAAGCTAAAGAAAAGGGGGATGAGTTAAAGAATAAATTAGTAAAATTAGTGGGTGGAAAAACTATGTTTTATGACATAATTTCTCTGTTAAACAATGGATATAACTATCATATCCTCGCAAAAGTATTGAGCATAGAACTTCAAACTTTAATTATAATGAAAGAATACCGAAAAAAATTCCCGATACCACATAATTATAAGAGGACAATAAAACATCAAGATATAATGTATGCTTTATCTGGAAAAAAGAATTTAAGTACTTCAAGGTTAAACACTTAA
- a CDS encoding amino acid permease, with product MSNLLKKKSVTQLLEHNQSKTLTKTLGAFDLIMLGVGSIVGTGVLVLTGLVAARNAGPAVVFSFILAAIICGFIALCYAEIASTLPASGSVYTYSYATIGEFVAHLVGWSLLLIYIVATAAVAAGWTGYFHNLIKGFGLEIPKALVTIPSHGGIVNLPAVIITLILAWMLSRGTRESKRINNIMVLIKIGMILLFITVGIFYVKPMNWIPIAPYGLSGVFTGGAAILFAFTGFDILATSAEEVKDPKRNLPIGIIASLIICTIIYVMVCLVMTGMVSYKELNVPEAMAYVMEVVGQGKVAGAIAAGAVIGLMAVIFSNMYAATRVFFAMSRDGLLPKSFAKVNKKTGAPTFITGLAGIGSSIIAGFIDLKELVNLVNIGSLVTFALVCLSVIILRKSHPNLKRGFMVPFVPVLPCVAIVCCVFLMLNLPLRTWVYFSIWITIGVVVYFLYSIKYSNLNEETISKLHDKIAR from the coding sequence ATGAGTAATTTACTAAAAAAGAAATCCGTTACACAATTGTTAGAGCATAATCAAAGCAAGACTTTAACGAAAACATTAGGAGCATTTGATTTAATTATGTTAGGGGTAGGCTCGATAGTTGGAACGGGTGTTCTTGTGTTAACTGGATTAGTAGCAGCAAGAAATGCTGGTCCAGCAGTTGTTTTTTCATTTATACTTGCAGCAATTATATGTGGATTTATAGCATTATGTTACGCTGAAATTGCTTCTACACTCCCGGCGTCTGGTAGTGTATATACGTACTCATATGCAACAATTGGTGAGTTTGTTGCTCATCTAGTAGGTTGGTCATTGCTGTTAATATATATCGTGGCAACAGCAGCTGTCGCTGCTGGATGGACAGGCTATTTCCACAATTTAATAAAGGGATTTGGATTAGAGATACCTAAAGCTCTAGTAACGATTCCTTCGCATGGTGGTATTGTGAATCTACCAGCAGTAATTATTACATTGATATTGGCATGGATGTTATCTCGTGGTACGAGAGAAAGTAAACGAATCAATAATATAATGGTATTGATTAAAATTGGAATGATTTTGTTGTTTATTACGGTTGGTATATTCTATGTAAAACCAATGAACTGGATACCAATTGCACCATACGGTTTAAGTGGAGTTTTTACGGGTGGAGCAGCTATTTTATTCGCTTTTACGGGTTTTGATATATTAGCAACTTCAGCAGAAGAAGTAAAAGATCCGAAACGTAATCTTCCCATCGGTATTATTGCATCATTAATCATATGTACAATTATTTATGTTATGGTATGCCTTGTTATGACAGGAATGGTTTCCTATAAAGAATTAAATGTTCCTGAGGCAATGGCTTATGTAATGGAAGTTGTAGGACAAGGAAAAGTCGCTGGTGCAATTGCTGCAGGTGCTGTAATTGGCCTTATGGCTGTTATTTTTTCCAATATGTATGCGGCAACACGAGTATTCTTTGCAATGAGTCGTGATGGATTGTTACCGAAATCATTTGCGAAAGTTAATAAGAAAACTGGAGCACCCACTTTTATAACTGGATTAGCAGGAATAGGGAGCTCTATAATAGCTGGGTTTATTGATTTGAAAGAATTAGTTAATTTAGTTAATATCGGTAGTTTGGTGACATTTGCGTTAGTTTGTCTATCAGTTATTATCCTTCGTAAATCACACCCAAATTTAAAACGTGGATTTATGGTACCTTTTGTACCTGTATTACCATGCGTTGCAATTGTATGCTGTGTGTTTTTAATGCTAAATTTACCGTTAAGGACATGGGTGTACTTTAGTATTTGGATTACTATTGGGGTAGTAGTATATTTCCTTTATTCGATAAAATACAGTAATTTAAATGAGGAAACGATCTCGAAATTACATGATAAAATTGCGAGATAA
- the proC gene encoding pyrroline-5-carboxylate reductase translates to MNKQIGFIGCGNMGIAMIGGMIKKNIVSPDQIICSDLNVINLKNASNEYGITITTNNNEVANSADILILSIKPDLYSSVINQIKDQIKNDVIVVTIAAGKSIKSTENEFGRKLKVVRVMPNTPALVGEGMSALCFNEMVTEKDIKEVLNIFNIFGQTEVINEKLMDVVTSISGSSPAYVYMFIEAMADAAVLGGMPRKQAYKFAAQAVLGSAKMVLETGIHPGELKDMVCSPSGTTIEAVVTLEEKGLRTAIISAMKRCTQKSMEMSSLTSK, encoded by the coding sequence ATGAATAAACAAATAGGATTCATCGGATGTGGAAACATGGGTATTGCTATGATAGGTGGGATGATAAAAAAAAATATAGTTTCTCCAGATCAAATAATTTGTTCAGATTTAAACGTCATTAATTTAAAAAATGCTAGTAATGAATATGGCATAACTATAACTACTAACAACAATGAAGTCGCTAACAGTGCTGACATTTTAATTTTATCAATCAAACCAGATTTATACTCATCGGTAATTAACCAAATAAAAGATCAAATAAAAAATGATGTAATCGTTGTAACTATTGCTGCAGGAAAAAGTATTAAGAGCACTGAGAATGAATTTGGTAGAAAGTTAAAGGTTGTTAGAGTAATGCCTAATACACCGGCACTTGTTGGAGAAGGAATGTCTGCGTTATGTTTTAATGAAATGGTTACAGAAAAAGATATAAAAGAGGTACTGAACATATTTAATATTTTCGGCCAGACGGAGGTCATAAATGAAAAACTAATGGATGTTGTTACATCTATTAGTGGTTCTTCTCCAGCATATGTGTATATGTTTATAGAAGCCATGGCAGATGCTGCTGTACTTGGCGGTATGCCGAGAAAACAAGCTTATAAATTTGCGGCTCAGGCTGTATTAGGTTCTGCAAAAATGGTATTGGAAACAGGAATACATCCAGGTGAATTGAAGGATATGGTTTGTTCTCCAAGTGGAACGACGATAGAAGCTGTAGTAACGCTAGAAGAAAAAGGTTTAAGAACAGCTATCATTTCAGCTATGAAACGTTGTACGCAAAAATCTATGGAAATGTCTAGTTTAACTAGTAAGTGA
- a CDS encoding Ger(x)C family spore germination protein produces the protein MKHKFNYMRFYLALLWTLLLLFLTGCWSSKEVEELSLTAGIALDKGKDSTIEKEDEEGGYPKRNIITATYQIVSSQAQSKGNGQQKRYINVSETGDSIHQIVREFSLKRESTMFSPHLKNIVISDSLVRTYSLEQLLEQYLRDNEVRLSCMLLISKGLAKEVLESNKKGEIPAFRLSGIADNRNRTTRIVPPVSLAKLEGKMRSGSSFLLQNVISIKGETKFAGAAVIKGKTKKLMGFLNEQELEGVVWINGKRNGGVLKTFDKESKKLIIYEIKSIKSKIIPHVNGNNISFDVNIESEGRLSENWIQSGKDFENEFLKREEKAIEKEVKHLVHHVTKKIQKEYQVDIAGFGNQLRIKHPRTWEKVKKNWDQTFSKVPIKYHINVTIQDYGASSLKR, from the coding sequence GTGAAACATAAATTTAATTATATGCGGTTCTATTTGGCTTTGTTATGGACGCTTTTGCTTCTATTTTTAACAGGGTGTTGGAGCAGTAAAGAAGTAGAAGAGTTGAGTTTAACTGCAGGTATAGCACTAGATAAAGGGAAGGATTCAACAATTGAGAAAGAGGATGAGGAAGGAGGTTATCCTAAAAGAAATATTATAACAGCTACTTATCAAATTGTTAGTTCGCAAGCACAAAGTAAAGGAAATGGACAACAAAAACGTTATATAAATGTTTCTGAGACCGGTGATTCCATTCATCAAATTGTTCGTGAGTTTTCATTGAAAAGAGAGAGCACAATGTTCAGCCCACATTTAAAAAACATTGTTATTAGTGATAGTCTTGTACGTACATACAGTTTAGAACAATTACTTGAACAGTATCTCCGTGACAATGAAGTTCGGCTTAGCTGTATGCTCTTAATTAGCAAGGGTCTAGCGAAGGAGGTACTGGAATCAAACAAAAAAGGAGAAATCCCAGCATTTCGTTTGTCTGGAATTGCAGATAATAGAAATAGAACAACAAGGATTGTACCTCCTGTATCGCTCGCTAAATTGGAAGGAAAGATGCGGTCAGGGTCCAGTTTTCTTTTGCAAAATGTAATCTCGATAAAAGGAGAAACAAAATTTGCTGGAGCTGCTGTAATTAAAGGAAAGACAAAAAAGTTGATGGGCTTTTTAAATGAACAGGAATTGGAAGGAGTAGTATGGATAAACGGAAAAAGGAATGGTGGTGTGTTAAAAACTTTTGATAAAGAATCAAAGAAACTCATTATATACGAAATAAAGTCAATAAAAAGCAAAATCATACCACATGTTAACGGAAATAATATTTCCTTTGATGTAAACATTGAATCAGAAGGGCGTTTGTCTGAAAATTGGATACAATCAGGAAAAGATTTTGAAAATGAATTTTTAAAAAGGGAAGAAAAAGCTATTGAAAAAGAAGTAAAGCACTTAGTACATCATGTTACAAAAAAAATACAAAAAGAATACCAAGTCGATATTGCGGGTTTTGGCAACCAATTAAGAATTAAACACCCGAGAACATGGGAGAAAGTCAAAAAAAATTGGGATCAAACATTTAGTAAGGTACCGATTAAATATCATATAAATGTAACTATACAAGATTATGGAGCGTCAAGTTTAAAACGGTGA
- a CDS encoding spore germination protein, translated as MITIPKDRITTSQAVVIIVNYILGTGILTLPRASVEKVKTPDVWLSVILGGILAMVSGVIMVKLSQQFPEKTFYQYSQDIVGKWIGRLLSFLIIGYFLTTSAFQIRSMAEVISFFLLEGTPTWAIVMPFMWIGLYLIMGGINSIARMFEIIFPITVFIFLIISFMSIGIFEIDNLRPVLGLGIKPVLDGIKTTSLAYTGPEIMLILLVFMEQRKKAVKAILVGISIPLIFYVITVVMVIGALSIDGVVTRTWPTIDLMRSFEISGLIFERFESLLLVIWIMQIFATYTISYYAAALGLAQLFKKSIHPFIFALIPIIYIIAMTSKNINDLLKLGDMLGNAALFLFGLLPLLLFIITRLKGGVV; from the coding sequence ATGATTACTATACCTAAAGACCGAATAACAACTTCACAAGCAGTTGTTATTATTGTAAATTACATACTTGGGACAGGAATTCTTACTTTGCCCAGAGCATCTGTGGAAAAAGTGAAAACACCAGATGTATGGTTAAGTGTGATATTAGGTGGGATACTCGCAATGGTTTCAGGAGTAATTATGGTCAAATTAAGTCAGCAGTTTCCAGAAAAAACATTTTACCAATACAGTCAAGATATTGTAGGGAAATGGATAGGCAGATTGCTTAGTTTTCTTATTATAGGGTATTTTCTTACAACTTCAGCATTTCAAATTCGTTCAATGGCAGAAGTAATAAGCTTTTTTTTGCTCGAAGGAACCCCCACATGGGCTATTGTTATGCCTTTTATGTGGATAGGTCTCTATTTGATTATGGGTGGTATTAATTCAATTGCACGGATGTTTGAAATAATATTTCCTATTACTGTTTTTATTTTTTTAATCATTTCCTTTATGAGTATCGGAATATTCGAGATAGATAATCTCCGTCCCGTATTAGGTTTGGGAATTAAACCAGTGTTAGATGGGATAAAAACAACGTCTCTCGCATATACAGGTCCTGAAATTATGTTAATTCTTTTGGTATTTATGGAACAACGAAAGAAAGCAGTAAAAGCTATTTTAGTTGGAATTTCTATTCCGTTAATCTTTTATGTAATAACTGTTGTAATGGTCATTGGTGCATTATCAATTGATGGGGTTGTAACAAGAACATGGCCGACAATTGACCTTATGCGCAGTTTTGAAATTTCTGGTTTGATATTTGAACGTTTTGAATCTTTACTGCTTGTAATATGGATTATGCAAATATTTGCTACCTATACGATTAGTTACTATGCAGCTGCATTAGGATTAGCCCAACTCTTTAAAAAGAGTATTCATCCGTTTATTTTTGCTTTAATTCCAATCATTTACATCATTGCTATGACTTCGAAAAATATAAATGACTTGCTTAAATTGGGGGATATGCTCGGTAATGCTGCTTTATTTTTATTTGGTTTACTGCCACTGCTTCTTTTTATTATTACGCGATTAAAAGGAGGAGTAGTGTGA
- a CDS encoding response regulator, which produces MYFYIVDDEKAVRSMLAQIIEDEDLGEVIGEAEDGLSLEQQMVILKNIDILFIDLLMPNQDGIKTIRQIKPSFKGKIIMVSQVESKELIAEAYSLGVEYYIIKPINRIEVLTVVRKVIERIRLEKSIKNIQESLNMVLKLDSNSIVQEKYRNEKHLNTFNHFQNSIHFLLSELGIASESGSKDLMDMLDYLYKYEQDNTLEQGFPSLKEIFMNLAQKKLGDSAEDAELKRFIEASKQRIRRAIYQSLNHLASLGLTDFLNPKFENYASRFFDFTTVRRKMTELNNEPTLPARIDTKKFIQVLYFEAKRIHLELR; this is translated from the coding sequence ATGTATTTTTATATAGTAGATGATGAAAAAGCGGTTCGCTCAATGTTGGCTCAAATTATCGAGGATGAAGATCTTGGGGAGGTTATAGGAGAAGCTGAGGATGGTTTATCTTTAGAGCAACAAATGGTAATCCTTAAAAATATAGACATTTTATTTATCGATTTGTTAATGCCGAATCAAGATGGAATAAAAACAATTCGTCAAATAAAGCCTTCGTTTAAAGGGAAAATCATCATGGTCTCTCAAGTAGAATCAAAAGAATTAATTGCTGAAGCTTATTCGCTTGGTGTTGAATACTATATTATTAAGCCAATTAACCGGATTGAAGTATTAACAGTTGTTCGGAAAGTCATTGAACGAATTCGTTTGGAAAAATCAATAAAAAACATTCAAGAATCGCTTAATATGGTACTAAAATTGGATAGTAATTCAATTGTGCAAGAAAAATACCGTAATGAAAAACATTTAAATACTTTCAATCATTTTCAAAATTCCATTCATTTTCTTTTGTCTGAATTAGGAATAGCCAGTGAAAGTGGAAGTAAAGATTTAATGGATATGCTAGATTATTTATATAAATATGAACAAGATAACACGTTGGAACAAGGCTTTCCCTCACTAAAAGAGATTTTTATGAATTTAGCTCAAAAAAAACTTGGGGATTCAGCTGAAGATGCCGAATTAAAAAGGTTCATAGAAGCTTCCAAACAACGGATTCGGAGAGCAATTTATCAATCATTAAACCATTTAGCATCCCTTGGACTTACTGATTTTTTAAACCCGAAGTTCGAAAATTATGCTTCTAGATTTTTTGATTTTACTACCGTAAGGAGAAAGATGACAGAATTGAATAATGAACCAACATTACCTGCTCGTATTGATACGAAAAAATTTATTCAAGTTCTTTATTTTGAAGCAAAACGAATACACTTGGAGTTAAGATAA
- a CDS encoding sensor histidine kinase: MIILNLSNLVKKDIYILVLMILTVPLVGEIKSFPLNETFRMSFGAPTFFFFLLLFRRIPAFLPGFLTAIVVVVFRISMDVIIKGNVDWLAAFHTHYPSFFFYFTYSYLFHLAKIKRFYHQPLMIGFIGCMIEILSDCVELMIQYFVLKTSITSEAINEIIVIACSHSFIVLSFFNMMKLYEAQSRERHIKKQNEHMLMLISNLYEDAVHLKKTLQDAENITKKSYDLYQTLDSFEHKQMDFQFEDLRQQALQIAGEVHDVKKDNQRIFAGLSKLISDESFTDYMSVHELVNIIIRANTKYARLLEKDIQFVYKIDGVHPHYHIYTILSIINNIVTNAVEAIQGMGTITIDINKDHHFVEFQIGDNGPGISSKYKDSIFEPGFTSKYDDLGNPSTGIGLSYVKEMVAQLEGDVTFEDRTEGKGSIFIIRLGIDHIISKG; encoded by the coding sequence GTGATTATTTTGAATCTTAGTAATTTAGTAAAAAAAGACATCTATATTCTCGTTTTAATGATACTTACAGTACCCTTAGTAGGTGAAATAAAGTCATTTCCTTTAAATGAAACATTTAGAATGAGCTTTGGCGCACCAACATTTTTCTTTTTTTTGTTATTGTTTCGACGAATTCCAGCATTTTTACCGGGTTTTTTAACAGCGATAGTCGTGGTAGTATTTCGTATCTCAATGGATGTCATTATAAAGGGAAATGTGGATTGGCTAGCCGCTTTTCATACTCACTATCCTAGTTTTTTCTTTTATTTTACTTATTCGTATCTCTTTCATTTAGCAAAAATCAAACGTTTTTATCATCAACCACTAATGATTGGTTTTATTGGTTGCATGATTGAAATACTGTCAGACTGTGTGGAATTAATGATTCAATATTTCGTATTAAAAACATCGATCACATCCGAGGCAATAAATGAGATCATTGTTATTGCATGTTCCCATAGTTTTATAGTTCTAAGCTTTTTCAATATGATGAAATTGTATGAAGCGCAATCAAGGGAGAGACATATAAAGAAGCAAAATGAACACATGCTCATGCTCATCTCTAATTTATATGAAGATGCTGTTCATTTAAAGAAAACATTACAAGATGCTGAGAATATAACAAAAAAATCCTATGATTTATATCAAACCTTAGACTCCTTTGAGCACAAACAGATGGATTTTCAGTTTGAGGATTTAAGGCAACAGGCATTACAAATTGCTGGTGAGGTCCATGACGTTAAAAAGGATAACCAACGTATTTTTGCGGGACTTTCAAAATTAATTTCTGATGAAAGTTTTACAGATTATATGTCTGTGCATGAACTAGTAAATATCATTATACGGGCAAATACGAAATATGCACGGTTGCTAGAGAAAGACATCCAATTTGTGTATAAAATTGATGGTGTGCATCCTCATTATCATATTTACACAATCTTATCTATTATAAATAATATCGTTACAAACGCTGTAGAAGCTATCCAAGGTATGGGAACCATCACAATTGACATTAATAAAGACCACCATTTTGTTGAATTTCAAATAGGCGATAATGGTCCTGGTATTTCTTCAAAATATAAAGATTCAATTTTTGAGCCTGGGTTTACTTCTAAATATGATGATTTAGGCAACCCATCGACAGGTATCGGATTATCGTATGTTAAAGAAATGGTCGCACAACTTGAAGGTGATGTTACGTTTGAGGACAGAACCGAAGGAAAAGGATCAATTTTTATAATTAGATTAGGGATTGATCATATAATTTCGAAAGGGTGA